Below is a genomic region from Sphingomonas phyllosphaerae.
CACCGCCTTGCGCAGCGCGTCCTCGCTGATCGGCATCTTCGCGAGCAGCCGGTCGCCGAGCGACGCCTTGGGCACGCGGCGACGGTTGGGGGTCGGGCGACGCCCCGGCGGTGCCGCGCCGCGCTTGATCGTGCGGCTCATGAACGGAGCGCCTCATCGACGATCGCCTGCACCAGCTCGGGATAGCTCATGCCGGTATGGCGCGCCTGTTCGGGGACGAGGCTGAGCGGGGTCATGCCCGGCTGGGTGTTCACTTCGAGCAGGAACAGCCCGTCAACGCCGCGCTCGTCATCCCAGCGGAAGTCGGAACGGCTGGTGCCGCGACAGCCGAGCACGCGATGTGCCTGCAACGCCAGCGCCATGCACGCCTGCGTGATCTCGTCAGGGATCTCGGCCGGAAAGATATGGTCGGTCATCCCGTCGGTATATTTGGCGTCGTAATCGTACCATCCGGACTTCGGTCGCAATTCGGTGACGCCGAGCGCCCGATCGCCGAGCACAGCGGTGGTCAGCTCGCGCCCGCGTACATAGGGTTCGGCGAGCAGTTCCTCGAATTCCTGCCACGGCCCGGTCGCATCGCGCGCGATCGGGTTGCCGTAATTGCCCGCATCGGTGACGATCGCCACCCCGACCGACGAGCCCTCGTTGACCGGTTTCAGCACATAGGGGCGCGGCAGCGGATCGGCGTCGTGCACGTCGGCGCTTTTCACGATCCGCCCGCCGGGCATCGGGATGCCGGCGGGGACCAGCACCTGCTTGGTCAGCACCTTGTCGATCGCGATCACCGAGGTGGCGAGCCCGGAATGCGTATAGCGCAGGCCCATCAGGTCCATGAGCCCCTGCACGCTCCCGTCCTCGCCCGGCGTGCCGTGGAGCGCGTTGAAGACGAGGTCGGGGTTTGTTTCCGCGAGCCTGGCAGCGACGTCGCGCGCCATGTCGATGCGCGTCACGCGGTGGCCGAGCGACTCGAGCGCGTCGGCGACACCGTTGCCGGATGAGAGCGATACCTCGCGCTCGGCCGACCAGCCGCCCATCAGGACCGCGATGTGGAGGGTCATGCTCCCTCTCCCCGTTGGGGAGCATCGGGTGAACAGCGCGCCTCGCTGTTCAGATCAGGCTGGGAGCCTGATCGACCCGATGCTGGCTGGGGTGAGGGGTCGATGTCTCGCAGAGAGGTCGGGCTCGGTGAGACATGAGCCCCTCTCCCAACCCTCTCCCCGGAGGGGAGAGGGCTAATCGCCTCCACCAAACCCACCCGCTGTATCTCCCATTCCAGTTCCACACCGCTCGCCGCCTTCACGCGCGCCCGGACATCCTCACCCAACGCCTCGATATCCGCACTGCTCGCGCTGCCGAGATTGAGCAGGAAGTTCGTATGCTTCTCGCTGACCTGCGCATCCCCCCGCCGCAACCCGCGACACCCGGCTTCATCGACCAAAGCCCAAGCCTTATGCCCATCGGGATTCTTGAACGTCGACCCGCCGGTTTTCGAGCGCAGTGGCTGCGACGCCTCGCGCGCGGCGGCGATCCGGTCCATCTCGGCCTGGATCGCGGCGGGTTCGCCGGGCTGGCCGCGGAAGGTGGCGGCGATCACCACCGCGCCCTCCGGCAGGTCGGAATGGCGATAGGTATAGCCCAGCGCACCCGCCGCCAGCGTCCGCCGCTCGCCCGAGCGCAGCACCACTTCGGCCTCGACCAGCACGTCGGCGGTTTCGCGCCCATAGGCCCCGCCGTTCATCCGCACGAACCCGCCGACCGTGCCGGGGATCGAGCGCAGGAACTCCAGCCCCGCCACCCCGGCGTCGCGCGCGGTGGAGGATACGAGGATGCCGCTCGCCCCACCGCCGCAGCGCAGCGTCACCGCGTCGAGCGCGGCGGCGGTTGCGAACGGCTTGCCGAGCCGGACCACCACGCCGGGCACCCCGCCATCGCGAACGATCAGGTTCGAGCCGAGCCCGAGCGGCATGACCGGCACCGCCGGATCGAGCGCCGCGAGGAACGCGCACAAATCGTCGGCATCGGCGGGCTCGAACAGCCACTCCGCCGCCCCACCCGCCTTGAACCAGACGAGTGGCGCCAGCGGGGCGTGCGGCGTCAGCCGCCCGCGGACCTCGGGAAGCGCGCTCACCACGGTCCGGCGCGCCACAATTGCGCCCACGCCTGCCACGCCGCCATGTTCGCCTCGCCCGCACGCCGCGTCGCCTCCTGCGCCGCGATCAGCGCCGCACCCGCATCGCTAGCGTGGCGACCGGCCTCCAGCGCGCGGCGCTGGGTGTCGAGAAGCTGCTTCTGCCAGTTGATCGCGGCGTCGAACCAGTTGGTCATGCGCGTTCCCCGATCGCGGCGGCCAGCCCGGCCGCCCATTTGGTGATGTCGCCCGCACCGAGGCAGATCACCTGATCGCCCGCGCGCACCTCGTCCGCCAGCACGTCGGCCAGCGCGGCGGCATCCGCCACCACCGCCGCCTGGCGATGCCCACGCTCCTGCAACCCCGCGACCAGCGCCTCGGCATCGACGCCCGGCACCGGCGCTTCACCAGCGGCATAGACCGGGGTGACATAGACCTGATCGGCGTCGTTGAACGCGCCGCGGAAGTCCTCCATCAGATTGCCGAGCCGCGAGTAGCGATGCGGCTGCACGACCGCGATCACTCGCCCCTGCGCACTCTCGCGCGCGGCGGCGAGCACCGCGCGGATCTCGACCGGGTGGTGGCCGTAATCGTCGATGATCGTTGCGCCGCTTACCTCGCCGACCTTGGTGAAGCGCCGCTTGACGCCCGAGAAGCGCTCAAACCCCTTCTGGATCGTCGCGTCGTCGATCCCCAGCTCCAGCGCGACGCCGATCGCGGCGAGCGCGTTCTGGACGTTGTGCCGCCCCGGCATCGGCAGGTCGATCCCCTCGATCGAGCGCACCGCGCCGTCGCGCGCGCGGACCTGCGCCTCGAAGCGGTTGCCGCCCGGATAGGGCGTGACGTTGACCTCCGCGCACGTCCGCCGACGCCGCAAAGCCATAGGTGACGATCCGCCGGTCGCGGACGCGCGGGATCAACGCCTGCACCTCGGGATGGTCGAGGCACAGCAGCGCCGCGCCGTAGAAGGGCACGTTCTCGACGAACTCGACATAGGCGTCTTTGGCGCGGTCGAAGTTGCCATAATGGTCGAGATGCTCGGGATCGATGTTGGTGACGACCGCGATCGTCCCATCGAGCCGCAGGAAGCTGCCGTCGCTCTCGTCGGCCTCGACCACCATCCAGTCGCTCGCGCCCAACCGCGCGTTCGAGCCGTAGCTGTTGATGATCCCGCCGTTGATGACGGTCGGATCGACCCCGCCGGCATCGAACAGCGCCGCGACCATCGAGGTCGTCGTGGTCTTGCCGTGCGTCCCCGCGACCGCGACCGTCGACTTCAGCCGCATCAGCTCGGCGAGCATTTCGGCGCGGCGCACAACCGGGATCCGGTTGCGCAGCGCCGCCTCGACCTCGGGGTTGCCGCGCTTCACCGCGGTCGAGGTCACGACCACCGCGACGCCTTCGACGTTGGCGGCGTCATGCCCGATCGTCACCGCGATGCCGCGCGCGCGCAATCCCTCGATCACATAGCCCTCGGCGACGTCGGAGCCCTGCACCTTGTAGCCGAGATTGTGCATCACCTCGGCGATGCCGGACATGCCGATCCCGCCGATCCCGACGAAATGAATCGTGCCGATGTCGGTCGCGACCCCCTTCATGCGAACGCCTTCCGCGTCTGCGCCTTGCCGACCTTGATACGTGCGCGCGGCGCGTCGAGGCTCTCAACCAGATCGGCGAGATCGGTAACGGCGTTGGGCGCACCGCACGAACGCGCGCGCGTCGCGGCGTTGCCGAGCGCTTCGGGGTCAAGTCCGAGTTTCTGCATCTGCTTGGCGAGTTCCGTCGGCGTGAAGGCGGTCTGCTGAATGGTGCGCGCGCCGCCCGCGGCGGTGATCTCGCGCGCATTTGCGGTCTGGTGGTCGTCGGTCGCCGAGGGCAGCGGCACGAGGATCGCGGGACGCCCGGCGGCGGTCAGCTCGGCGATCGTCGACGCCCCCGCGCGGGCGATGACGAGGTGCGACCAGCCCAATTGCTCGGGCAGATCGGGGAGATAGGTGGCGAGATCGGCGGCGATGTCGAGGCTGGCGTATTTCTCACGCACCGCGTCGATATCCTCGATCCGCGCCTGATGCGTGACCTGCAAGCGGCGGCGGAACGCGACCGGCAACAGCGCCAACCCGTCGGGCACCACCTGGCTCAGCACCGACGCGCCCTGGCTGCCCCCGGTCACCAGCACGCGGAAGATGCCGTCCTCGTCGGGCACCGGATAGGGCTTAGCGCGCAACGCCAGCACGCTCTCGCGCACCGGATTGCCGATCAGATGCGCCTTGGCGCGGTGCCGCGGGGTGAGCCGCTCGGTCTCGGCATAGCTGGTCGCGATCGCATCGACGCGCCCCGCCACCAGCCGGTTGACCCGGCCCAGCACCGCATTCTGCTCATGGACCGCGGTCGGGATCTTCTCCGCGAACGCCGCCGACAGCGCCGGAAAGGCGGGATAGCCGCCGAAGCCGACCACCGCCGCGGGCTTGAAGGTGCGGTACAGGTCGCGCGCGGACTTGCGTCCCTCCACCATCAGCCGGGCCGCCTTCGCCCAGCCGAGCGGCCCGCCCGCGAAGCGCCCGGCGGGGATGACATGCGTCTGCACGCCCTCGAACAGCCCGGGGAAGCGCACCCCGCGCGCATCGCTGACCAAAGCGACGCGGTGCCCGCGCTTCATCAGCTCGGCCGCCAGCGCGGCGGCGGGCACCATATGCCCGCCGGTCCCGCCGGCGGCGAGCACGTAGTGGCGGGGGCGGAAGTCGCGGACCTGCGTCATTCGGCGCTCCAGCGTTGCTGCGCGATATACGGACTGCGCAGCAGGAACGGATTGCGGCGCGTAAAGGCGAGCAATAGCCCCATCCCCATCGACAGCGCGACCATCGACGACCCGCCATAGCTGATGAACGGCAGCGTCATCCCCTTCGACGGCGCCAGCCCGGTGTTGACCGCCATCGAGATCAGCGCTTGCGCGCCGAACTGCACCGCCAGCCCGGAGGCGGCGAGCAGGCGGAACGGGTCCTGTTCGTCGAGCAGCTTGACGAACACCCGCACCACGATCGCGAGGAACGCCAGCCCGACGATCATGCACGCCAGCAAGCCGAACTCCTCGCCGATCACCGAGAAAATATAGTCGGTATGCGCCTCGGGCAGCCCGTATTTGACCGTCCCCGCGCCCGGCCCGGTTCCGAACCAGCCGCCGGAGGTCAGCGTGTTGTGCGCGGCATTGGTCTGGAAGTGATCGGCCGCGCCCTCGCCCTCGACGCCGGGAAACAGGAAGGCGTCGATCCGCTTGCGCGCGGTGCTGTAGAACAGATAGGCCGCGATCAGCGCGACCGGCACCATCGACAGGAAGCCGAAGATCACCCGGGTCGGCGTCCCCGCGATCGTCACCAGCGCCAGCCAGATCACGCAGAACATCACGGTCTGCCCGAAATCGGGCTGCAGCATCAGCAGCATCGCGATCAATCCGGTCAAAGCGGCGGTGATCGCGGTCACCGGCAGCTCGGCATCGCGCGACTTGAACGACAGCAGCCACGCGACCGTCACGACGAAGAACGGTTTGAGAAATTCGGACGGCTGAAACTGCGCGAACCCGAACCCGACCCAGCGCCGCGCGCCGTTGACGCTGACCCCGAGGAACGGCACCAGCACCATCAATGCGACGCACACCGCCGCCCCGATCAGCGACATGCGCCGCGCCATCGTCAGCGGCAACATCGACACGCCGAACAGCACCGGCAGCGACACCGCCACCCACATCACCTGCCGCCAGAAATAATGCAGCGGCGCGAAGTGGAGATGCTCGCCCGAATAGCGCGTCGCGCTGACCGGCGAGCCGGCGGCGACCGCGATCAGCCCGATCGCGATCAGGAACAAGGCGAGCAGCAGCAGCACGCGGTCG
It encodes:
- the murG gene encoding undecaprenyldiphospho-muramoylpentapeptide beta-N-acetylglucosaminyltransferase, producing the protein MTQVRDFRPRHYVLAAGGTGGHMVPAAALAAELMKRGHRVALVSDARGVRFPGLFEGVQTHVIPAGRFAGGPLGWAKAARLMVEGRKSARDLYRTFKPAAVVGFGGYPAFPALSAAFAEKIPTAVHEQNAVLGRVNRLVAGRVDAIATSYAETERLTPRHRAKAHLIGNPVRESVLALRAKPYPVPDEDGIFRVLVTGGSQGASVLSQVVPDGLALLPVAFRRRLQVTHQARIEDIDAVREKYASLDIAADLATYLPDLPEQLGWSHLVIARAGASTIAELTAAGRPAILVPLPSATDDHQTANAREITAAGGARTIQQTAFTPTELAKQMQKLGLDPEALGNAATRARSCGAPNAVTDLADLVESLDAPRARIKVGKAQTRKAFA
- a CDS encoding D-alanine--D-alanine ligase, encoding MTLHIAVLMGGWSAEREVSLSSGNGVADALESLGHRVTRIDMARDVAARLAETNPDLVFNALHGTPGEDGSVQGLMDLMGLRYTHSGLATSVIAIDKVLTKQVLVPAGIPMPGGRIVKSADVHDADPLPRPYVLKPVNEGSSVGVAIVTDAGNYGNPIARDATGPWQEFEELLAEPYVRGRELTTAVLGDRALGVTELRPKSGWYDYDAKYTDGMTDHIFPAEIPDEITQACMALALQAHRVLGCRGTSRSDFRWDDERGVDGLFLLEVNTQPGMTPLSLVPEQARHTGMSYPELVQAIVDEALRS
- a CDS encoding putative peptidoglycan glycosyltransferase FtsW; protein product: MSATRTEPARPGVSLRNRGGRGDPSPLGTWFWDIDRVLLLLALFLIAIGLIAVAAGSPVSATRYSGEHLHFAPLHYFWRQVMWVAVSLPVLFGVSMLPLTMARRMSLIGAAVCVALMVLVPFLGVSVNGARRWVGFGFAQFQPSEFLKPFFVVTVAWLLSFKSRDAELPVTAITAALTGLIAMLLMLQPDFGQTVMFCVIWLALVTIAGTPTRVIFGFLSMVPVALIAAYLFYSTARKRIDAFLFPGVEGEGAADHFQTNAAHNTLTSGGWFGTGPGAGTVKYGLPEAHTDYIFSVIGEEFGLLACMIVGLAFLAIVVRVFVKLLDEQDPFRLLAASGLAVQFGAQALISMAVNTGLAPSKGMTLPFISYGGSSMVALSMGMGLLLAFTRRNPFLLRSPYIAQQRWSAE